AGTCCGGAACAAAAAGATGGCGTAGAAATGAAAACCATGGACGAAGTTCTGAAAGAATCGGACGCAATTTCTATCCATGTTACTCACGAGGATGGTAACCGCGGCATGATTAACACGGACCAGATCGCGAAAATGAAACCAAGTGTATTTATTGTAAATTTAGTTGACCGTGATTTAGTCAATGAAACAGCCATGGCCGAGGCTTTGAAATCCGGTAAGGTTGGTGGTTATGCTTGGGAGGGTACGAATTTACAAGACACGCCTTTGGCCGGTTTGGACAACAGCATAGGTTTAAGGATTTTTGGTTATTATACAAAAGAAACCTTGGATAATCTTTTTCGGATACTTACTGATAATATTATTGCCTCAGCAAGGGGTAATCCTCAAAACAGAGTTGTTTAAAACACTATGCGAAAACCACTTGTTCCCCATAGTTTTAAAGCTCCCCAAAAAGCCGATCTCGGCGATTATTATTTAACTCCCATTTCTACCAAAGACGTTATCGAAGATTGGCTGATCCTCTTGGATAACGCAGAGATGATTAGTCGGCTGCGTCGGGGTGGGTCCCGCCAAGACTGGCCATTTAAGTGTTCTCTAGAGGAAAACTATAAGGATTTAGCGTGGCTGGAGCTTTGCGCAAAATATCATCAGCTTTTCTGTTATATTCTGCGCAGTAAAGAAAACGGCAGCTATTGCGGCGCTGTCTATATCTATCCGATTGAGACTTTCTATCCCGAGATGGCAAGGAAATACGATGTCGATTTTTCTTTTTGGGTTATCAGGAAAGAGTATAACAATGGCAATTACGAAACAATTTTTAAAAACTTGCTAGATTGGCTCGTCAAATATTGGAAATTCCCTCGGAAAAGGATTTATCTGCGGAATAGGGAGATACCAAAGAGTTTAAAATAATGAATCTTAGAATCGCTACCTCCCGCGATTTAGAAGACCCTGGAGACAGACGGCTTTTTCGCTTTTTTGAGATCTTGCCCGGAGCCGTTTCCTGGCTGACTATTGCCTTGGCTGTTTTTCTCTCTTGGCAGCAACCCTTTCTAATCGCCGTTTTTATTCTCGCCTTTGATCTTTACTGGTTTTTCAGAGCAGTCTATTTTTCTTTTCATTTGCATTCAAGCTACAAAAAAATGGAAGAATACCAGAAGATAAACTGGCTGGAAAGGGCAAAAGAAATACCGGGTTGGGAAAGCATCTTCCACCTTTGCCTTTTTACTGTTTGCCACGAGCCCCTGGAAGTGGTCAGGGATGGGTTTTTATCCTTGGCAAAGAGCGATTATCCAAAGGAAAAAATCATTGTCATCCTTTCTGCTGAAGAAAAATACCGCAAAGTCACTGAAAAAACAATCGAGGAAATCTCTAGAGAATTTGGCAGCCAGTTTTTTAAGTTTTTGGCAACCTGGCATCCTCAAGACCTGCCTGGAGAAATTGCCGGCAAGGGCTCTAATGATCGCTGGGCCTCTGAAAAAGCCAAAGAGATTATAGATAGTTTAAAAATCCCTTATGACAAGATTGTTGTTTCTTTCTTTGACGCCGACACCTGCGTCTTTCCCAAATACTTCAGCTGTCTCAGTTGGCATTATTTGAAAGCGGAAAAGCCGACGAGAACGAGCTTTCAACCCATTCCCCTTTTCATCAATAATATCTGGGAAGCTCCTGTTTTTTCCAGGACACTTTCTCTTTCTTCAACTTTTTGGAATACCTTGTGCCAGGAGAGACCGGAGAAACTGGTCACTTTTTCTTCGCACGCCATGAGCTTTAAGACCATGGTTGAAGTTGATTTCAAGCAGCCAGACGTTGTTTCTGACGACTCGAGGATCTTCTGGCTTTGCTATTTAAAATACGGCGGCGATTATTCTGTCCAGCCGCTTTTCTATCCCGTGGGCATGGACGCCAATGTTTCTGATACTCTTTGGAAGACTCTTGTCAGCATTTACAAACAGCAGAGGCGGTGGGCTTACGGCGCGGATGAGATTCCTTACGTCTTTTTCAATTTTCTCAAAAACAAAAAGATATCTTTTAAGAAAAAGCTTTCCCAAAGCCTTTTTCTTTTTGAATCTCACTGGTCTTGGGCGACCAACGCTTTTTTGATTTTCTTTTTAGGTTGGCTGCCTTCGGTTTTGGGAAGCGAAAGGTTTTCCCAGACTTTGATTGCGCACAACCTTCCCCATCTCACTTCAAGACTGATGACAATTACCATGATCGGAATTTTGAGCTCAATCTATCTCAGCTTTTCTTTGCTTTCAATGAAACCAAAGCCAGTCAGGAAAACAAAACACCTAATTTTCGTTTTAGAGTGGCTAATCCTGCCTTTGGCAATGATTTTCTTGTGGGCTATGCCTGCTCTTGACGCCCAAACAAAGCTGATGTTCGGAAAATCCCTCGCTCCCTGGCCGACCGAAAAAGCCAGAAAATCATCCTAGCATTTTAACATTTCAGCATTCTAACATTCGTCTTAATTTGCAATGTTTAGATGTTAAGATGTTAGAATGATTCTATTCAAAATGTGTTTTCTCGCTGAACTGATTTAGTTTTTCCTTAAGCAAGGGGTAGTTTTTCAAAGTAATATCTTTCTCAAGGATTTGCCTGGCCACAGCCTTGGTTTTTTCAACCAGGGCAAAATCTCTCAAGGAATCCATGGCCAAGTCGGGAATCCCCCACTGCCTTCTGCCTCCGAACTCGCCCGGCCCTCTGATTTCCAAGTCTTTTTGGGCGAGCTCAAAGCCGTCTTGGGCTTTTAAGATCGCTCTCAGCCTCTGGCGGGTTTTTTGGCTCGGGGAATCGGTCAGGAGAAAGCAATAAGACTGATGGGAGCTCCGGCCGACCCTGCCTCTTAGCTGGTGCAACTGGGCCAGGCCGAATCGGTCGGCCCCTTCGATGACCATGACCGAGGCGTTGGGAATGTCGATGCCGACCTCAACTACCGAAGTGGCCACCAAAACCTTGATTTTATTATTCTTAAAGTCTTTCATCGTTTTCTCTTTTTCTTTCGGCGTCATTTTCCCGTGAAGCATTTCTACTTTCAGGTCCGGGAAGATTTCTTTGGCCAGCTTTTCTTTTTCTTCTTGCACCGCTTTAACGTCCGCCCAGGACGAGTATCTGGTATCTGGTATTTTGTATTTAGTATTTTTTTCGATTCGAGGACAGATGACAAATGCCTGTTTCCCCAATTCTATCTGGCTTCTGATAAAGTCATAAACGACTTGACGTTCTTTGGGAGGGACCACCTTGGTGATAATTTTTCTTCTGCCTTTCGGGAGTTCGTCGATAATCGACAGGTCCAGGTCTCCGTAGATTGTCATGGCCAGGCTTCTGGGGATAGGAGTGGCGGTCATTGATAACAAATGCGGTATATTAGTATCTAGTATCTTGTATTTAGTATTTTGTATTAACCTTGCGCGCTGTTCTATTCCAAAACGATGCTGCTCATCAATGATGACCAATCCCAAATTTTTGAACTTAACGCTTTTTTGAATTAAGGCGTGGGTGCCGATTAAAATATCAATTTCTCCTTTCAGGCATTTTTCGAGGATTTTCTTTCTCGAGGCTTCAATTATCTCTCCTTTGAGTTTCTTGGCGCAAATCTTGTCGTCTTTGCCGGTCAAGAGGGCGATGGTTAATTTGAAGTCAAAAAGCATCTTTGAAACTTCTCTGAAATGTTGCTTGGCAAGGATTTCTGTCGGCGCCATCATTGCCACTTGTAGATCCGCTTTGGCGCAGTTCAAGGCAGCGATGGCGGCGACCACGGTCTTACCCGATCCCACCTCTCCTTGGCAGAGCCT
This genomic window from bacterium contains:
- a CDS encoding glycosyltransferase family 2 protein, yielding MNLRIATSRDLEDPGDRRLFRFFEILPGAVSWLTIALAVFLSWQQPFLIAVFILAFDLYWFFRAVYFSFHLHSSYKKMEEYQKINWLERAKEIPGWESIFHLCLFTVCHEPLEVVRDGFLSLAKSDYPKEKIIVILSAEEKYRKVTEKTIEEISREFGSQFFKFLATWHPQDLPGEIAGKGSNDRWASEKAKEIIDSLKIPYDKIVVSFFDADTCVFPKYFSCLSWHYLKAEKPTRTSFQPIPLFINNIWEAPVFSRTLSLSSTFWNTLCQERPEKLVTFSSHAMSFKTMVEVDFKQPDVVSDDSRIFWLCYLKYGGDYSVQPLFYPVGMDANVSDTLWKTLVSIYKQQRRWAYGADEIPYVFFNFLKNKKISFKKKLSQSLFLFESHWSWATNAFLIFFLGWLPSVLGSERFSQTLIAHNLPHLTSRLMTITMIGILSSIYLSFSLLSMKPKPVRKTKHLIFVLEWLILPLAMIFLWAMPALDAQTKLMFGKSLAPWPTEKARKSS
- the recG gene encoding ATP-dependent DNA helicase RecG, giving the protein MDLYTPVEKVPRIGPVLQTRLKKLGIKTVKDLLYHFPLRYEDFSHFTEISQLRARENVSIRGKILEIKSSLAWKKRMTLTQAVVGDKTGAVRIVWFAKPYITDILETGNEVVMAGKVSQGKNGLYLNNPSYEKVTGVGLLHGSKVAGLMPVYPETEKLPSRWLRNIIRPLLAVFKNQVPEFLPLPVLKEFNFLNLPRAIWQIHFPDSLSLANRARERFSFEELFLIELFVLRERIKILQTKAEPIPLNLPLVQKFVKSLPFKLTDAQRKSAWQILKDLEKPHPMNRLCQGEVGSGKTVVAAIAALNCAKADLQVAMMAPTEILAKQHFREVSKMLFDFKLTIALLTGKDDKICAKKLKGEIIEASRKKILEKCLKGEIDILIGTHALIQKSVKFKNLGLVIIDEQHRFGIEQRARLIQNTKYKILDTNIPHLLSMTATPIPRSLAMTIYGDLDLSIIDELPKGRRKIITKVVPPKERQVVYDFIRSQIELGKQAFVICPRIEKNTKYKIPDTRYSSWADVKAVQEEKEKLAKEIFPDLKVEMLHGKMTPKEKEKTMKDFKNNKIKVLVATSVVEVGIDIPNASVMVIEGADRFGLAQLHQLRGRVGRSSHQSYCFLLTDSPSQKTRQRLRAILKAQDGFELAQKDLEIRGPGEFGGRRQWGIPDLAMDSLRDFALVEKTKAVARQILEKDITLKNYPLLKEKLNQFSEKTHFE